One window from the genome of Deinococcus psychrotolerans encodes:
- a CDS encoding transposase codes for MGGEGGRRLPASLLLRVSGERLLTEQQRICPLPGPVPRVVGIDDLAFKKGLRYENVIVNLETRQAIDLLPDRKAETVTQWLLQHPKIEIISRDRSTEYERASREGAERQARYERQCGEVAQIKSLAAQGQSALQIARDLHRNHHFVRFSLRVEQVPPTRHPPWKSKLDPYDERLWEPWQAGERNAMTLLRKVQQEGFPGGYKIVHQETLSRRIEDAQHPEVPRELVPAQRKTEWRRADFLVGQVVWIILENDDQLGANERTLLKLLMEKCVSVSQMRPLALEFRWLFAQGDAQTLDGWLEQAASCGLPDIQTLAISLAREREALLAAMTLPWSNGPMEGIVNKIKLSKRQMYGRGSFETLRTRVLFAS; via the coding sequence GTGGGCGGAGAGGGAGGCAGGAGGCTTCCTGCCTCCCTCTTACTGCGGGTAAGTGGAGAACGCCTCCTGACTGAGCAGCAGCGTATCTGCCCACTCCCTGGTCCGGTCCCACGGGTCGTCGGGATCGACGACCTCGCCTTCAAAAAGGGTTTGCGCTACGAAAACGTCATTGTCAATCTGGAAACCAGACAGGCGATAGATCTCCTGCCAGATCGCAAGGCTGAGACCGTGACTCAGTGGCTCTTGCAACATCCAAAAATTGAGATCATCAGCCGGGACCGGTCCACCGAGTACGAGCGGGCGAGTCGGGAAGGGGCGGAGCGTCAGGCACGTTACGAGCGTCAATGTGGCGAGGTGGCACAGATCAAATCTTTGGCAGCTCAGGGGCAATCTGCGCTGCAGATTGCCCGAGATCTTCACCGGAACCACCACTTCGTTCGTTTTAGCTTGCGAGTGGAACAGGTACCGCCTACCCGTCACCCACCATGGAAGAGCAAGCTTGATCCCTATGATGAGCGACTCTGGGAACCCTGGCAGGCAGGGGAGCGCAATGCCATGACATTACTCCGGAAGGTCCAGCAGGAGGGGTTTCCTGGTGGGTACAAGATAGTTCACCAGGAAACCCTGTCGCGCCGGATCGAAGATGCCCAGCACCCAGAGGTTCCGCGCGAGTTGGTGCCCGCTCAGAGAAAAACGGAATGGCGACGTGCGGATTTTCTGGTGGGTCAGGTGGTCTGGATCATCCTGGAGAACGACGACCAACTTGGGGCGAATGAGCGAACATTACTGAAATTACTGATGGAAAAGTGCGTGTCAGTCAGCCAGATGCGTCCTCTGGCCCTGGAGTTCCGTTGGCTGTTCGCCCAGGGTGACGCCCAGACGTTAGACGGGTGGCTGGAGCAAGCCGCTTCATGCGGCTTGCCGGACATTCAGACGCTGGCGATCAGCCTAGCAAGAGAACGCGAGGCGCTTCTGGCCGCAATGACCCTGCCCTGGAGCAATGGCCCGATGGAAGGGATCGTCAATAAAATCAAGCTGAGCAAGCGCCAGATGTATGGGCGGGGATCATTTGAAACGCTCCGCACCCGTGTGTTGTTCGCGAGCTGA